GCTTAACCTCACATACAACTTACCCATGCATTTTAAAGTATTGAACTTAAGAATTTTTTCTGTTACATCGCAGAATTAATTCAAAAGTCACAACATACTTAATTTGCACTTTGTAATTATGTGAACCAATATagcaaaaaccaaaccaatttgCTCCCACTTATCTAGGATATACTTAACACAAACAAGTTAAGTATAAGTTAATATCAACTGTATTAACTAACAGTCATTGCAATACACTGAATGTCTTATCAATGTGATCAATTGCCGCAACCAATGCAAACAAATTCCATGATCACATTCATCCAATTTGTATTTACAACAATGTGATTTTACTTGACCAGAACAAACACATAAATTGATTTGCTCCCACTATATCAAGTTAAGTTTAGTTCCAGCAAATAGCACTAAACTTCTCATTACTTaaacaaattaagtaacatAAATAATTACCAATTGCTTCAATAAAACCATAATCTGGTTTTCAAGCATCCAAATGAATTATAATGGCCGGCCTAAATAACCTTATGCTTACATTCGAACATATGATTCTCCCACTTAAGCATAAGCAGAATGTACTGCACAACCAATAAAGAAACCGGAGATATGAACCAATTGATTCCCGATTCCTTACCAATTGCATAATCTCAGTTTAGTCAAATACACCTAAACCATTATGCAAACAGTCTATGTATCAAAAGATAGTCACAATCCATTCGATTTGATCctaactagtttcaacaataaTCAAAATCAGAATAGCAAGCACAATATTCTTGCATTCAATTTGATCCTAACTAGTTCAATACCCATCGAGCAAGATCAACTAAAATTTGATAATGTCTGGATATAAAGGCACAAGTCATCTTGATTAAAACAAGATAATCAAGATGATCATCCAATAAAATTTAGTGTACTTACAGATTTAATACATAATATCAAATCTCTTACACTTACAATATATCAAGTGAGATGAGTTTCAGAATACATTCTTGCCAACAAGGTTTCACTAAACAATTTATACCATTTCATACAGGTACTAACACAAGAGCCTTCACATGTTTTTGGTTATACAGTGCACATATTGGCATTAACGAACCCAAAAATTCCGAACTACATCATTCACATATATGGCAACACCCCCAAAACCTATTATATATAGTCTAACCAAAATTGGGATATGAATTACACTCATAATTTTAAAAACGTCATTATGGATACCCGTATAATCCAATTTTGCTTTTCTAGAATAATTCAAACCAATTAGACCCACATAAAAGCCACAGGTATTTGGTAGCAACAATAAGTCAAATTCTATTATCATAATTCATAATGGAAAATCATGATGCAAGCTTCCAAGTTTCAAGCAAGTTAATGAGAAACCTTACATTTGCTTGAGACAACAAAATAGCAACAAAACAATATTTTCCACCCAATCTAATTACACAGGCTCTAACTCAAAAATAGAAGAGCAATGTGTACACCAAATATTAGTCTAATGAATCTTTATGCAAAAAGAATGATTCCAGTCATCTCACATAAATCATAAGTTGGCATTTATAGGGATTTCGAGTTTAATTGTGCCTTCACAAAATAAACAAGCATACTCGGAATAGCAAAAGCCCTAATTCATTATGCTCCAACTCATCGCACTATAATCACGCATATAGGAGAACAATTAATTATGCATGAAACAGTGAACTGAGTTACCTGAATGCATCATTGGACTCGTATTCGACAACCCGATTGCAATTCCACGGCTCCAAATCAACGAAACAAATTATCCATCAATGCTCGAGACCCATCCATACGGATTGCCATGGTTACAGACGCGCCGAACCAAAATCATCGCCAAAGCAACGACTAGAATCCCGTGGACCCAAATTCCCACAAAAAAAGACAAACCATGAATGTTAATATCTCTTAGACAAACAAAAACTTATTAATGTCGCCATAATCAAGATTTCATCTTTCTTTTATCTTACTAATATTTGGTGAGGCATATTTTATGCACATCTTTATTCATATAAAGGATTAAGAAACCACAACTACCTCAATCTTCAGACATCATAATGAACACAGCGGAAGCAATAATTCTCAAAATTAGAACTATGATGTTTAAGATAAATGTGTTTTGCTAAATCACTTTATTGATCTCCAAAGAAGCAAGCAAGAATAAGTTCACCCTTTCCCACGTGCAGCATAATATAAATTGTTATCATACCAGATTCACATAATTTGCAGAAGCAAAGCAGATTCATATGCGCTAAAACATACACAGGTATTGAAAGAATTAAAAGCAATCATACCTTTTAATCACTGCAGACTTATAGACAACATATGCAACAATAGGCATCAACAGACGTCTCATGCATAATGATCATTTTTCATGGTTGTTTAAGAAACACAAAACCATCAGTAGAAAATGCAAATCAAAATTTTTCCGCAGATATGGAAAAATTCAGCCTTGATTATCAGCTCTAATCAGAAATATCAACACATACCTCCTGCAGATTTCAATTTGGAACAGCGCAACGGAAATAATTatccaaattgaaaaaaattaatttaagagTTGAGagaatcacaaaacccaaaaaatgttttgatcGATGAAGTTGCTAATCAAAACCCCAAATTGAGAAAACAACCTCAACCAATAgatttgcagaaaaaaaaaccaatggtaatagtttaaatatattttgtcattatctgGAGATCACATACCACCGATGCATCTAAGATGAAAACATTGAGGTTTGCACCAACAATTGGCCCGATATCAATCCCCAAAAATCCTAAcggtcaattttattttattaattctcTGCTTATTGAAAACGCAATGTCGTTTTCGTGAAACTCTTTTCCAGCGAATTCGTTTAAACCAGTTTCGAAACCTGGAAGTCGCaaaatttatttatctatttataAACACATTCGACTTTTCTCCTTTACAGATTTGAACTCATGTTTGTGTcttgtggctctgataccacatgtaagaacttgtaaacaaacaaacaccaaGACCAAaacatgaaccacaaacaaaagGAAACCAACCCAGTTATGTGCACATAAATAACCAGAAAGGAAAACATACCTGCAGCTGCACCAGAACTCGTAGCCATTGCAGCAAACTTTCAGTGATCCTTCTCTTCTCTTGCAGATTGTCAAGAGCTCGACTCATAGATAGGTTATGGTCCAATATGAGCGTTAGTTCTGTGAGAAGAGAGgtcactatatatatacatatagacTTCACCAAAATAGATCAGGATTTCCTATCAAAATCCTCATCGGAAACAAACACTTGTTTCCTGATGCTAACCAATCCTTTTCAGTCAAGGATCAGCATTCCTTTCATCAATAGGACTTTCTATCCAAATTGAATACCTATAACCGGTCCTAAAACTTCTCTATCTCATACTCATATTCTTACATATATACCATTTATATTGAAGAACCACGGTAGTCTAGCGTAAGTCTAACCAGGTGCTAATAACATGGATATATATGGAACAGGTTTTGCATAATAGGCAGCACGTTAGACCAAAAGCTGGTGAAGGATAAAATTGTTCTTTGCGATGGGCCTACTGGGGATGGGGCTGTAGAGGCAGGCGCATCTGGTTATGTTTTGACAAGCCGAAATGCAGCAGATGTAATCGATCCTGTTCCTGTACCAGCAGCTTCCGTTTGGTTCCATGTTGGTAACGAAATTGCCCATTACATAAACTCAACCAGGTATCAATATTTGAGAATGATAGTGCGagattgatttaaaatattgcTAATGTGCGAAACtaacataaatcaaaagacCCCTTATTATGTTATTGCTAATAAATCCTGAATCCCTGTAATGATTCGTAGGAACCCAACAGCAACAATTTGGAAAAGTACTGAGGGTAGGGATGCACTGGCCCCATACGTACCTTCATTCTCATCAAGGGGTCCAAATCCAAACACTCCTAACATTCTCAAGGTAACTTCAAGGCCCTGTAGGTGTGTGAATGCTGACTTAAAAAATGAACAAACCGAATCATGAATATTGAGGGGTCTTAATTTTCCTCCTTGTTTTCTCCTATATGTTGCAGCCAGATATCGCTTCTCCTGGAGTTTCCATTCTAGCCGCATGGTCTCCAATTGCCCCAGTTTCAGGTTTTGAAGGTGATGACAGGGTAACTTCATACAATATAATCTCGGGGACATCAATGGCATGCCCACATGCTGCGGGCGTGGCTGCATACGTCAAATCATTTCACCCCAATTGGTCACCTGCTGCAATCCTGTCAGCTCTTACAAGTACTGGTATAGATGCATTTTCATAAATGTACCCATTACAATACAACCGTTCTCTCACATATTTGATGAGTTGTGTGACCAATTATTATCAGAGATCATGTGACCAAGTCTTGTGAGAGAGACCCTACATATAATAAGACTTTGTCCATGATGTACATTGTATTACCTAAGATTTATATGTTTGATTAATTTGTAACGATTTTGCAGCCAAACCTATGAGTACAAATCTTAACCCTGAAGCCGAATTCGCGTACGGTGCTGGCCTACTAAATCCTAGTAGGGCTCCGTATCCTGGTTTGGTATACGACACTGCTGAAATCGATTACGTAAATTTTTTGTGTGCACAAGGCTATAGTACCAGATTATTGAAAGCTCTTACCGGGGATAGCTATAGCTGCTCATCATCACAATCTAGTCATGGAACACTCAGTGATCATCTAAACTATCCTTCTGTTGCACTTTCCACCTCGAACCCTAAATCCGTCAATGGCATTTTCAATAGGACCGTCACAAATGTTGGATCACCAAAGTCCACATATAAAGCTAAAGTGAGTGCACCACCAGGACTTGATATCAAAGTTAATCCAAGCATTCTAAAGTTCACATCTCTCGGGCAGAAGCTATCGTTTCAAGTCACGGTGAAAGGGTTGATTGAAAAAACCATAGTCTCTGGTTCTCTGGTGTGGGATGATGGTAAATTCCAAGTGAGGAGCCCCATTGTTGTGTATTTTGTGTTTTGAGAACAATATGTGTAATAATGTATGATGCATGAATAAGCAATTGCATGAAACTAGATAGGGCTTCAATGAAACAAAATTGCAACATATTGATCACGATGATGTAttttaaatgaaaactaaattattatatatttatgaaCCTTTAATATGATGTAGTACATCGAAGTACATCGAAATTTGAAACGTACCCATTTAAGGATATTTTATAGCTCTCTATGCAATCTAATTGTATATTTGATAGTTCATTTTTGGTCTGCATGGGAAATATGGATTTTCTCCTATGTTGATTACTTGATTGAAGGCCCCATCCCTCGTTGCCCGTGTATACAGGTTGTACCTATCACTACATCAAGTTATCAACGAGACTTTAGTCGGAACCTTCCtgattaaaaacaaaagaccGAAAAACTTCGGTGGGGACATTTGCAAACAACGacgtatacaacaacaacaacaacaaagccttttctcactaagtggggtcggctatatgaatcctagaacgccattgcgctcggttttgtgtcatgtcctccgttagatccaagtactctaagtcttttcttagagtctcttccaaagttttcctaggtcttcctctaccccttcggccctgaacctttgtcccgtagtcacatcttcaaactggagcgtcagtaggccttctttgcacatgtccaaatcaccggaaccgattttctctcctctttccttcaatttcggctactcctactttacctcggaaaTCCTCAATCCCAATCTTAtcttttctcgtgtgcccacacatcccacgaagcatcctcatctccgctacacccattttgtgtacgtgttgatgcttcaccgcccaacattttgtgtcatacaacatcgctggccttattgccgtcctataaaattttcccttgagcttcagtggtctacgacggtcacacaacacgccggatgcactcttacacttcatccatccagcttgtattctatggttgagatctccatctaattctccgttctcttgcaagatagatcctaggtagcgaaaacggtcgctttttgtgatctttgctagattgctccggtcattagtgtggataagtatataaatggatagagataggaaagcaaacacaagatgtacgtggttcacccagattggctacgtccacggaatagaggagttctcattaattgtgaagggtttacacaagtacataggttcaagttctcctttagtgagtacaagtgaatgatttagtacaaatgacattaggaaatattgtgggagaatgatctcgtaatcacgaaacttctaagtatcggagtgtggtatcgtcttgacttgccttatctgtctcataggtagatgtggcatcttctctggaagtactcttcctccatccaggagtggtatctttaactggtggagatgcacaaggtaatgtatcaatttcacttgaagcttacttgtagtttcaggcttggtcaagcgcgatacaaaccatgtagtaggagtcccccaagtcgccgagctaggggatttgctgaaagaggtgacagacaaggtaagcaatcagagctccggctgattgttcacattctccctatcttgcaggcagcatgaaggataaagagaagaaaaatgagaaggggtgatatgggatacttttgcttttgaagaagtaactttccacaggtttattcttgaactgagctggagggttttcttgtttcctccagagtataaggccaactgaagaatttgagggtcaaaacaagtccatcaaatctagagtacgttcgaccctgctaatatgggatacttttgcttttgacagagtagtggatgtatcgacacgtgtgctgttacgcttgtctccacatgcttccttgtatccttctcacttgccctatctgttcctcaggcagatgcggtatcttccttggaagcataagatgttgaagatgagtactcgagagcaatgccaggtaagtaatcaggtaagaggttccaggcagtcagttcctggctggaatcttgattccaagtgctgactgattgctctctttctccttgtcttgcaggtaagaataaggccaaaggaaaaaacagggaaaaagcatgatatgggatactcttgcttttaaccttgatgatatgagatattcttgctctagtatagcttgtttgcagaggtattatccgggggaaagaaagctgaatatttcgaaaggcttcgttgggagtgccctctcagatatgaggaagggttgagcatttttgcaggtctgcctgtccgttggggatggaggtcgacatatataggagtatccctaacaacaagtagtaatgctattcctttaccctgcttggtcatagcacggtagtgggggCTGCCAGtttacatgttttaactctgtcagagcactttgaaaaagtggtctgtggtatctggaaagctgatgttgcgtgtgaagattacagacaagctttatccaaggatatccggctcttgaagttgggaaagtggtgcctcttcggttttcgaacaagcaatcctatcggggatctggctcacgagattcagagaacgatgcctcttcgatttttgagaaagcaatcatgctggaggtctggctctcgagattcggagagcgatgtctcttcgattttttagaaagtaatcatgttgggagtctggctctcgaggttcggagggcagtgcctcttcgattttggagcaagcaatcttgttgggagtgttttctcgaatgtaagtaaaggttgggcatgtttgctagtctaccttgccacgaagcacaaaggttgacacacagggactttccaattatccagcaatggtactgttcctttaccctctcttcgatttttgagaaagtagtcatgttgggagtctggctctcgagattcggaggacggtgcctcttcgattttggagcaagcaatcttgttgggagtgttttctcgaatgtgagtacaggttgggcatgtttgctagtctaccttgccacgaagcacataggttgacacacagggactttccaattatccagcagtggtactgttcctttacccttgtgggtaataatatggtagctagaccttcaaaatttatgtgtctaaactttgttagtgctatttctttgctattcttttacccttcttggtcagagcgatgtagtgggagctgcaagcttcacgtgtctcaactttggcagagaactttggcaaagttatctatggtacccatgagctactgttgcgtgtgggaagtaggtgattgaacaataagattcatgtgctttctacttcaccagaagtcttcgacagaatgcccataatttccgcaaagctgagtgtgcgtgtgacagatgctgacaaggctggaaaagtaggtgcctcttcgatttctgagatcggccttcgtggtctctgagcagcccagcttttgagaaagcaagcgcctcttcgatttctgagatcggccttcgtggtttttgagcagcccagcttttgagaaagcaaacgcctcttcgatttctgagcagacgcctcttcgatttctgaagctctgtcaagtgcagatttttataggggctggcattaagttccaaagcacacttgaatctccaccagtagaagctctactcttgcacttctaagatcttgatttgtccgaccttttctctcttcaacacctttgaaaatgtctggcccctccgaccgtcgttttgacttgaaccttgttgaagaggcagccccgccttctccagacaacatatggcgcccatccttcgtctcccctactggtcctcttaccgttggggattccgtgatgaagaatgatataaccgctgcggtggtggccaggaaccttctcactcccaaagataacagactactttccaaacggtctgatgagttagctgttaaggattctctgtcagtgttcagtgtgcaggttctgtgtctaatatggcccaacgcctatttgctcgaacccgccaagttgaatcattggcggctgaagtgatgagtctcaaacagaagattagagggctcaagcatgagaataaacagttgcaccggctcgcacatgactatgctacaaacatgaagaggaagcttgaccagatgaaggaatctgatggtcaggttttacttgatcatcagagatttgtgggtttgttccaaaggcatttattgccttcatcttctggggttgtaccgcttaatgaagctccaaatgatcaacctctgatgcctcatccttctagggttctgtccagtactgaggctccgaatgatccccctccggtgccttctctttctggggctctaccgactgctgagacttctcctaagcaacctttgtgaaggcttcctcttgtttgtttattttgacttatgtatatgtacatatttgtaacttattggggatatcaataaataagctttccttcatttcaacgtattgtgttaaatacaccaaagccttcttcgctaagttctttgaattttcttttgttgaagcttgtatgttgaagcttgtatgttgaagctttgtgagtggagcatgtaggttgaggtagtgttcccttaatttcccgagtgaggaaaacttctcggttggagacttggaaaatccaagtcac
This region of Malus domestica chromosome 07, GDT2T_hap1 genomic DNA includes:
- the LOC103430812 gene encoding cucumisin isoform X3 → MDGVVSVFPSETKKLQTTRSWDFIGFPEMVKRSAIETDIIVGVIDTGIWPESASFSDAGFGPPPKRWKGACKGEGNFTCNNKIIGARYYRSQPSPQNSSDVMSPRDTEGHGTHTASTAAGNLVSKASLYGLGLGTARGGVPSARIAVYKVCWSDGCPDADILAAFDDAIADGVDILSVSIGGFKPLDYFRNSIDIGAFHALRKGIFTSASAGNQGPNLKTITNFAPWSLAVAASTIDRHFDTKVQLGNHKIYEGIVTNTFELKGKFYPIVYAADVPDRAAGFDGEISRFCIIGSTLDQKLVKDKIVLCDGPTGDGAVEAGASGYVLTSRNAADVIDPVPVPAASVWFHVGNEIAHYINSTRNPTATIWKSTEGRDALAPYVPSFSSRGPNPNTPNILKPDIASPGVSILAAWSPIAPVSGFEGDDRVTSYNIISGTSMACPHAAGVAAYVKSFHPNWSPAAILSALTSTAKPMSTNLNPEAEFAYGAGLLNPSRAPYPGLVYDTAEIDYVNFLCAQGYSTRLLKALTGDSYSCSSSQSSHGTLSDHLNYPSVALSTSNPKSVNGIFNRTVTNVGSPKSTYKAKVSAPPGLDIKVNPSILKFTSLGQKLSFQVTVKGLIEKTIVSGSLVWDDGKFQVRSPIVVYFVF